In the genome of Ignavibacteriales bacterium, one region contains:
- a CDS encoding sugar MFS transporter: MAVQSANTSVKGASINSGANYTPALIVLTSLFFMWGFITCLNDILIPHLKAVFDLNYTEVMLIQFTFFTAYAIVSLPSGMLVEKIGYKTGIIIGLLIAAVGTALFYPAASSRSYMVFLLALFVLASGITLLQVAANPYVAILGKPETASARLNLSQAFNSLGTTIAPVFGSILILSVAVKGADELARLSATELEAYKLMEAGSVQTPYLLLTGMLVAIAIIFTLFKLPKIEAASQSSSGGEGVSYDHHHKSAWGYKHLVLGAVAIFVYVGAEVSIGSFLVNYFNELLSMPEVEAGKYVALYWGGAMIGRFFGAITLSELKDTRKKNIYTALVFVLAPVIAIYITKEYQNLSAISFEGFSKTLTFLLFVVLNYIAFNIGNRKPGRTLAILAICAAALVIVSMLTYGAVAMWTILAVGLFNSIMFPTIFTLAIDGLGKHTGQGSGILCTAIVGGALIPVAQGFFADNIGIHHAFFLPVLCYFYIAYYGMKGHIPTFSKA; the protein is encoded by the coding sequence ATGGCTGTTCAAAGCGCTAACACTTCTGTAAAAGGAGCTTCTATAAATTCCGGCGCAAATTATACTCCCGCCCTGATTGTACTTACATCTTTATTTTTTATGTGGGGATTTATCACCTGTCTTAATGATATTCTTATTCCGCATCTTAAAGCTGTATTTGATCTGAACTACACTGAAGTAATGCTGATACAGTTCACATTTTTTACAGCGTATGCCATTGTTTCTCTTCCATCAGGCATGTTAGTAGAAAAGATAGGTTATAAAACAGGTATAATAATCGGGTTGCTTATTGCCGCCGTAGGAACAGCGCTGTTCTATCCCGCTGCAAGCAGCAGATCATACATGGTTTTTCTTCTTGCTTTATTTGTATTGGCATCAGGAATAACATTACTCCAGGTTGCGGCAAATCCTTATGTAGCAATTCTCGGTAAACCCGAAACAGCTTCTGCAAGATTAAATCTTTCACAGGCATTTAATTCATTAGGAACAACAATAGCCCCGGTATTTGGCTCAATACTAATTCTTTCAGTCGCAGTTAAAGGTGCTGATGAACTTGCAAGGTTAAGCGCAACTGAACTTGAAGCATATAAACTAATGGAAGCAGGTTCAGTACAAACTCCATATCTGCTTCTAACAGGAATGTTGGTAGCCATTGCAATAATATTCACATTATTCAAACTGCCGAAAATTGAAGCAGCGTCACAATCATCAAGCGGCGGTGAGGGTGTTAGTTACGACCATCACCATAAAAGCGCATGGGGATATAAACATCTTGTACTTGGCGCGGTTGCAATTTTTGTTTATGTCGGTGCTGAAGTTTCTATAGGTAGTTTCCTTGTAAACTACTTTAATGAATTATTGTCAATGCCTGAAGTAGAAGCAGGAAAATATGTAGCTCTGTATTGGGGCGGCGCAATGATAGGAAGATTTTTCGGAGCCATAACACTTTCAGAATTGAAGGACACAAGAAAGAAAAATATTTATACTGCACTTGTTTTCGTATTAGCACCTGTAATTGCAATCTATATAACTAAGGAATATCAAAACCTGTCCGCCATTTCATTTGAAGGATTCAGCAAAACATTAACCTTCCTTCTTTTTGTTGTATTGAACTATATAGCATTTAACATTGGCAACAGAAAACCCGGAAGAACATTGGCAATTCTTGCTATATGTGCTGCGGCACTTGTAATCGTATCGATGCTCACTTATGGCGCTGTTGCAATGTGGACAATTCTTGCAGTCGGTCTTTTCAATTCAATAATGTTCCCGACAATTTTCACTCTTGCTATAGACGGACTTGGTAAACACACTGGTCAGGGTTCAGGAATTCTTTGTACAGCAATTGTCGGCGGAGCTTTAATACCGGTTGCACAAGGCTTCTTTGCTGATAATATCGGCATTCATCATGCATTCTTCCTTCCTGTATTGTGCTATTTCTACATAGCATACTATGGAATGAAAGGACACATCCCCACTTTTTCCAAAGCATAG